A part of Dysgonomonadaceae bacterium zrk40 genomic DNA contains:
- a CDS encoding helix-turn-helix domain-containing protein → MGETENALRVSDFLLELYHDASECTPDVLRLRVLKNLQRFIPFDFGVWGGGWADGRLVTDLTVLNQSEAILGEWASVAREDAFCDLTLNRLGATARFDDVPDYRTSLAYNEHWRRFDASHMMATIVGEKTDGYVSFVGLCADDRPMTFSDTERMFKQLLMPHLSQALRMNRELWTGRAAIGHEAVGLIDGEGWVLCVHGPFHDFTANEWGARVAQLPAHVMSALKRGRRWRGQMLDMRLSPFGRNYFVHLSIHPILSSLSPREREVARLFASGMTTKQVARALGTSPSTVRNQIVHIYEKLGISSKAQLATLAGGK, encoded by the coding sequence ATGGGGGAAACGGAGAACGCACTGAGAGTCAGCGATTTTCTGCTGGAACTTTACCATGACGCCTCGGAATGTACGCCCGACGTACTCCGCCTCCGCGTATTGAAAAACCTGCAGCGCTTCATTCCCTTCGATTTCGGGGTGTGGGGTGGCGGCTGGGCGGATGGCCGGCTGGTCACGGACCTGACCGTTCTCAACCAAAGCGAGGCGATATTGGGCGAGTGGGCATCTGTCGCCCGGGAGGACGCCTTCTGCGATCTGACACTCAATCGTCTGGGCGCGACGGCCCGCTTCGATGACGTTCCGGACTATCGCACAAGTCTGGCCTACAACGAGCATTGGCGACGCTTCGACGCTTCGCACATGATGGCCACCATCGTCGGTGAAAAAACCGACGGCTATGTCAGCTTCGTGGGACTTTGCGCGGATGACAGGCCGATGACTTTCTCCGACACCGAGCGCATGTTCAAGCAGTTGCTTATGCCGCACTTGTCCCAGGCGCTGCGCATGAACCGAGAACTGTGGACCGGCCGCGCCGCGATAGGCCATGAAGCTGTCGGGCTGATCGACGGGGAAGGTTGGGTGCTGTGCGTCCATGGGCCTTTCCATGATTTTACCGCAAACGAATGGGGTGCGCGTGTCGCACAGCTTCCCGCCCACGTTATGAGCGCGCTCAAGCGCGGCCGACGGTGGCGGGGACAAATGCTGGACATGCGTTTGTCTCCATTCGGCCGAAATTATTTCGTTCACCTGTCGATCCATCCGATCCTTTCGAGCTTGTCTCCGCGTGAACGCGAAGTCGCTCGATTGTTCGCATCCGGCATGACCACCAAGCAGGTCGCGCGTGCCCTGGGCACATCGCCCTCCACCGTTCGCAATCAGATTGTACACATCTACGAAAAGCTCGGTATTTCCAGTAAAGCGCAGCTCGCGACACTTGCTGGCGGGAAGTAA
- a CDS encoding VWA domain-containing protein, giving the protein MRPFAVLLLTLAAACTPSIAVAEDVMVVYDGSGSMWGQIDGVSKVEIARDVMSDLIATWPEGANVGLMAYGHRREADCSDIETLIVPSPPDQPAFISAVNEVTPRGRTPLTESVRQAAELLSYRDTQATVILISDGLETCQADPCALSAELAQQGVNFTAHVVGFDLTEEEHAGLACIAENTGGVFVPAQDADELRDALAHVQNVVDLQPLSPPEPVTEPEPEPEQQADAEIELEVPATVLTGASFTVSWSSAIDPQDYVTIVPVGADDTTYGDYQRVRDETEASLIAPADPGLYEVRYLLDEGTRVLGSAPVEVVEAEVTISAPDEVTTGARFTVSWSSSVHRQDYVTIVPAGADDGSYTNYQRVRDDTENSLTAPAEPGLYEVRYVLDEGSRTLASRPVEVVAAEVALDAPDMARAQSPLRISWSMAIHPQDYITIVSAGADEGTYQDYIRVRTDLEGDMNAPAEPGLYEIRYVLQEGDRTVSSRMLEVVGADAPLDDGVGLVVPVQARPSETITVSWSGGADSADQRVSLARADQADFSWIEAHRIGEETTLELSMPDEPGRYEVRYLDISGQAVLGRAIVEVE; this is encoded by the coding sequence ATGAGACCCTTTGCCGTCTTGTTGCTGACGCTCGCCGCGGCCTGCACGCCGTCCATCGCGGTCGCCGAGGATGTGATGGTCGTTTATGATGGCTCAGGTTCGATGTGGGGGCAGATCGACGGCGTCTCCAAGGTCGAGATCGCGCGCGATGTCATGAGTGACCTCATCGCGACCTGGCCCGAAGGGGCCAATGTGGGGCTCATGGCCTATGGGCACCGGCGCGAAGCAGACTGCTCCGACATCGAGACCCTGATTGTACCGTCCCCGCCGGACCAGCCGGCCTTCATTTCGGCAGTCAACGAGGTGACACCGCGCGGGCGCACGCCGCTCACCGAATCGGTTCGTCAGGCCGCCGAACTTCTTTCGTATCGCGACACGCAGGCTACCGTGATCCTGATTTCGGATGGACTGGAAACCTGCCAGGCCGATCCTTGTGCGCTGTCGGCGGAACTGGCGCAGCAAGGCGTCAACTTCACCGCCCATGTGGTCGGCTTTGATCTGACCGAAGAAGAACATGCCGGCCTTGCCTGTATTGCGGAAAACACGGGCGGGGTGTTTGTGCCCGCACAAGATGCCGATGAGCTGCGTGATGCGCTGGCTCATGTGCAAAATGTGGTGGACCTTCAGCCGCTCTCCCCGCCCGAGCCCGTGACGGAGCCTGAACCCGAACCGGAACAGCAGGCCGATGCCGAGATCGAGCTTGAAGTGCCCGCTACAGTGCTCACCGGTGCCAGCTTCACCGTTTCGTGGTCGTCTGCGATCGATCCGCAGGATTATGTCACCATCGTTCCCGTTGGGGCGGATGACACCACCTATGGTGACTACCAGCGCGTACGGGACGAAACAGAAGCGAGCCTCATCGCTCCAGCAGATCCGGGCCTTTACGAGGTGCGCTATCTCCTGGACGAGGGCACACGTGTGCTGGGCTCCGCCCCGGTGGAGGTGGTCGAGGCCGAAGTCACCATATCTGCACCCGATGAGGTCACGACGGGAGCCAGATTCACTGTTTCCTGGTCATCCTCGGTCCATCGGCAGGACTACGTCACCATCGTTCCTGCTGGCGCCGATGACGGGAGCTATACCAATTACCAGCGCGTGCGTGACGACACGGAAAACAGTCTGACCGCCCCGGCCGAACCCGGTCTCTACGAGGTCCGTTATGTGCTGGACGAGGGATCGAGGACCCTGGCTTCAAGGCCTGTGGAGGTCGTCGCGGCGGAGGTTGCCCTGGACGCTCCGGACATGGCGCGTGCACAATCACCGCTGCGCATCAGCTGGTCTATGGCTATTCACCCCCAGGACTATATCACCATCGTCTCGGCCGGAGCCGATGAGGGCACTTATCAGGACTATATCCGCGTCAGGACTGACCTAGAGGGTGACATGAACGCACCTGCCGAGCCCGGCCTTTACGAGATCAGATATGTTCTGCAAGAAGGCGACCGCACGGTTTCCAGCCGCATGCTGGAAGTCGTCGGGGCTGACGCTCCGCTCGATGACGGTGTGGGTCTGGTCGTTCCTGTCCAGGCCCGCCCCAGCGAGACCATCACCGTTTCCTGGTCCGGTGGTGCCGACAGCGCCGACCAGCGTGTTTCGCTCGCCCGGGCCGATCAGGCCGATTTCAGTTGGATCGAAGCCCATCGTATCGGCGAGGAAACCACACTCGAATTGTCCATGCCGGACGAACCGGGCCGCTATGAGGTCCGGTATCTCGATATCAGCGGGCAGGCCGTTCTCGGCCGCGCCATCGTGGAGGTGGAATAA
- a CDS encoding IS5 family transposase: MTEDDWDVALEVFRASLPRRGDKGRDDRLFLEALHYFAVHNITWRALPERFGKWNSVWKRFDRLSKGGTFDLFFEHLASLSSTASLVQMFDSTILRAHVFGCWRKGGQKGQALGRSRGGFTTKIHLKTDFDGLPIAFDLTGGEKGDAPHFRILLDLGPDVTPRAVVADKGYASKANRNAARSRGAIPVIPHKANEKGKPARFAKAIYRGRARIEQAVGKLKRFKRVALRCEKTKRNFSAIVSIATAFNLIKSVHTA; the protein is encoded by the coding sequence ATGACAGAAGACGACTGGGATGTCGCGCTTGAGGTTTTCCGGGCGTCACTGCCCCGCAGGGGCGACAAAGGCCGGGATGACCGACTTTTTCTGGAGGCCCTGCATTATTTCGCGGTTCACAATATCACTTGGCGCGCCCTGCCGGAGCGCTTCGGCAAATGGAATAGCGTCTGGAAACGGTTCGACCGACTGAGCAAGGGCGGCACCTTCGATCTCTTCTTCGAACATCTGGCCTCTCTGTCCTCCACGGCCAGTCTGGTTCAGATGTTTGATTCCACAATCCTCCGCGCTCATGTTTTCGGCTGCTGGCGCAAAGGGGGGCAGAAAGGTCAGGCGCTCGGCCGGTCACGCGGCGGTTTCACGACCAAGATCCATCTGAAGACGGATTTCGACGGCCTGCCAATCGCATTCGATCTGACCGGCGGAGAAAAAGGCGATGCTCCGCATTTCCGGATCCTGTTGGACCTCGGTCCCGACGTAACACCCCGCGCGGTTGTCGCGGATAAGGGGTATGCCAGCAAGGCTAACCGAAACGCAGCCCGTTCTCGCGGTGCCATTCCGGTGATCCCGCATAAAGCCAACGAGAAAGGCAAACCTGCCCGCTTTGCCAAGGCCATCTACCGAGGTCGCGCCCGCATCGAGCAGGCTGTGGGAAAGCTCAAGCGCTTCAAACGGGTGGCTCTGCGCTGTGAGAAAACCAAACGCAACTTCTCAGCCATCGTGTCAATCGCTACAGCGTTCAACCTCATAAAATCCGTCCACACTGCCTAG
- a CDS encoding cation:proton antiporter, with protein MMEVIVQSPFAEIAALLVLAAVIGFLGIILRQPLIVSFIAVGLIAGPSALDLVRSDEQISLLSELGIAVLLFLVGIKLDVKLIRSLGAVSLLTGLGQVAFTSIFGYLIGLALGLGHITSLYIAVALTFSSTIIIVKLLSDKREIDSLHGQIALGFLIVQDLVVVLAMIVLSTIGIGAAGDGGHGGGSVSLVLASGVAMVALVVLFVRYVANPLTERLARAPELLVIFAIAMAAMFAAVGDIVGLGKEVGGLLAGVALASTPYRETIAARLAPLRDFLLLFFFIALGSALDLSLLGAHVSGAIVFSLFVLIGNPLIVLTIMGAMGYRKRTGFLAGLTVAQISEFSLIFVAMGVSLGHVQEDALGLVTMVGLVTIAASTYMITYSHQLYAVFEPLLGFFERQGTPREPSEAGAHREDGFKVIVFGLGRFGTAIGMRLKKRGIRVLGVDFNPLAVRRWRELGLETEFGDATDPEFVAELPLSRAEWIVSTVPIHPTGLSHEDTRTTLIQLTRTSGFRGRVAVASHHPKDTEELFASGADMVLEPFQDAADRAVDLLCGAPEEERTEIPSIETEEAQGAS; from the coding sequence TTGATGGAAGTTATTGTTCAGTCGCCGTTTGCGGAGATTGCTGCACTGCTCGTGCTGGCGGCGGTGATCGGGTTCTTGGGGATTATTTTGCGCCAGCCGCTTATCGTCAGCTTCATCGCCGTTGGCCTGATCGCGGGGCCCTCGGCGCTGGACCTGGTGCGGTCCGACGAGCAGATCAGCCTTCTTTCGGAACTCGGGATCGCGGTGCTGCTGTTCCTCGTCGGCATCAAGCTCGACGTGAAGCTTATTCGCTCCCTGGGGGCGGTCTCGCTTCTGACCGGCCTCGGCCAGGTCGCGTTCACGTCGATCTTCGGCTACCTGATCGGGCTCGCGCTTGGACTTGGTCATATCACCAGCCTTTATATCGCCGTGGCACTCACCTTCTCCTCGACCATCATCATCGTGAAGCTCTTGTCGGACAAGCGCGAGATCGACAGCCTGCACGGCCAGATCGCGCTTGGTTTTCTCATCGTGCAGGACCTCGTTGTCGTGCTGGCAATGATCGTGCTCTCGACCATCGGCATCGGTGCGGCAGGTGACGGCGGGCATGGCGGCGGGTCTGTCTCACTAGTGCTGGCCTCAGGCGTCGCGATGGTGGCGCTGGTGGTGCTCTTCGTGCGCTACGTCGCCAATCCGCTGACCGAGCGGCTGGCCCGGGCACCCGAACTTCTGGTGATCTTCGCCATCGCCATGGCCGCGATGTTCGCAGCGGTGGGCGACATCGTGGGTCTCGGCAAGGAGGTGGGCGGCCTGCTGGCCGGCGTCGCGCTTGCCTCGACGCCCTACCGGGAGACCATCGCAGCGCGCCTCGCGCCGCTGCGGGACTTCCTGCTGCTGTTCTTCTTCATCGCGCTCGGCTCTGCGCTCGATCTTTCGCTTCTTGGTGCGCATGTCAGCGGGGCCATTGTCTTTTCGCTCTTCGTGCTTATCGGCAACCCGCTCATCGTGCTCACGATCATGGGGGCGATGGGCTACCGCAAGCGTACGGGCTTCCTCGCAGGTCTGACCGTGGCGCAGATCAGCGAGTTTTCCCTGATCTTCGTCGCTATGGGCGTGTCGCTCGGCCATGTGCAGGAAGACGCGCTCGGGCTCGTCACCATGGTCGGTCTCGTGACCATTGCGGCCTCGACCTACATGATCACCTATTCGCACCAGCTCTACGCCGTCTTTGAGCCGCTGCTCGGCTTCTTCGAGCGCCAGGGCACACCGCGCGAGCCGTCGGAAGCCGGGGCGCACCGCGAGGACGGCTTCAAGGTGATCGTCTTCGGACTGGGGCGTTTCGGCACTGCCATTGGGATGCGCCTGAAGAAGCGGGGTATTCGGGTGCTTGGGGTGGATTTCAACCCGCTCGCGGTCCGGCGCTGGCGGGAACTTGGGCTCGAGACCGAGTTCGGCGATGCCACTGACCCGGAGTTCGTGGCCGAGCTTCCTCTGTCGCGGGCGGAATGGATCGTCTCAACCGTGCCGATTCACCCGACCGGCCTCAGCCACGAGGACACGCGCACGACGCTGATCCAGCTCACGCGCACTTCTGGTTTCCGCGGGCGCGTGGCCGTCGCGTCTCATCACCCCAAGGACACCGAGGAACTCTTCGCCTCCGGCGCGGACATGGTGCTGGAGCCGTTCCAGGACGCGGCCGACCGCGCCGTCGATTTGCTATGTGGCGCGCCTGAGGAAGAGCGGACCGAGATCCCGTCCATCGAAACGGAAGAGGCTCAAGGGGCATCATGA
- a CDS encoding helix-turn-helix domain-containing protein → MPREQYQTVKEIADLLKVNEATVRRWIKDGELRAIDIGKGWRIGGDDLDAFIEGHATRPAARPNGDANTAPDLTEAKNTKEQKN, encoded by the coding sequence ATGCCACGCGAGCAATATCAGACCGTCAAGGAGATTGCAGATCTTCTGAAGGTCAACGAGGCCACGGTCAGACGCTGGATCAAGGACGGCGAGCTTCGGGCGATCGATATCGGTAAGGGATGGCGAATCGGCGGGGATGACCTTGATGCCTTTATCGAAGGTCACGCGACGCGGCCCGCTGCCAGGCCAAATGGGGACGCGAATACTGCCCCGGACTTGACCGAAGCAAAGAACACGAAGGAACAGAAGAATTGA
- a CDS encoding universal stress protein: protein MKTIMVATDFSERSDRALRRATLLARQFESAILLVHVVDDDQPRRIVDAERDEATTLLRQMAATLSDVDGVTTETRVILASPFVGIAQAVKDVTPDLLVIGPHRRQVLRDVFVGTTAERTIRSVDCPVLIVNATPVGHYRHVLQTTDLSDSSRDALLRFQELGLADQSRTSLLHIFDAPALRLVFSHSIPKDDQKHYLEEEQRDASLNLVRFLSSAGLGHPRQIVRYEATPAPHEILKAAGEEQADLIVMSTHGRSGLAKMLIGSVTEQVLRTAQIDVLAIPPQRGE from the coding sequence ATGAAGACAATCATGGTGGCGACGGACTTTTCGGAACGGTCGGATCGGGCGCTGCGGCGTGCCACCCTCCTGGCCCGTCAATTCGAATCCGCCATCCTGCTCGTTCATGTGGTCGACGACGATCAGCCGCGCCGGATCGTGGACGCTGAGCGCGACGAGGCCACGACGCTTCTTCGCCAGATGGCCGCCACACTGAGCGACGTGGACGGTGTGACCACCGAGACGCGGGTCATACTCGCGTCCCCATTTGTCGGCATCGCCCAAGCCGTGAAGGACGTGACGCCCGACCTTCTCGTCATCGGCCCGCATCGACGCCAGGTGCTCAGGGACGTGTTCGTCGGCACAACGGCGGAGAGGACGATCCGGTCGGTGGATTGCCCGGTCCTGATCGTGAATGCCACGCCCGTCGGACATTATCGCCATGTGCTGCAGACAACCGACCTGTCCGACAGCTCCCGCGACGCGTTGCTGCGATTCCAAGAGCTGGGGCTTGCCGACCAATCCCGGACGTCGTTGCTCCATATCTTTGATGCTCCTGCGCTCCGTCTTGTCTTCAGTCATTCGATTCCGAAGGACGATCAGAAGCACTACCTCGAGGAAGAACAGCGCGATGCTTCCCTCAATCTTGTTCGCTTCCTCTCCTCGGCAGGTCTGGGCCATCCGAGACAGATCGTGCGCTACGAGGCGACGCCAGCGCCGCACGAAATCCTGAAAGCGGCCGGAGAAGAGCAGGCGGACCTGATCGTGATGTCGACGCATGGCCGAAGCGGACTGGCCAAGATGCTCATCGGCAGCGTAACGGAGCAGGTGCTCAGGACGGCACAGATCGACGTCCTAGCCATTCCCCCGCAACGCGGGGAATGA
- a CDS encoding IS6 family transposase, producing MTDRDPLYRRHRFPPEIIAHAVWLYFRFPLSLRMVEDLLAARGIIVSHQTDRLWAEKFGRTFANEIRRRSSGRLGDKWHLDEAVISIRGKKHWLWRAVDQDGFVLEVLVQSRRDTKAAKRLMRKLLKGQGRSPRVMITDKLRSYAAAKQKIMHGVEHRSHKGLNNRAENSHQPVRRRERIMKRFKSKRHLQRFVSIHDPIANLFHIPRHDISTSHHRELRASAMSIWAEIARI from the coding sequence ATGACTGACCGAGATCCTCTTTACCGCCGCCATCGTTTTCCACCCGAAATCATCGCCCATGCGGTGTGGCTCTATTTCCGCTTTCCCCTGAGCCTGCGGATGGTAGAGGATTTGTTGGCGGCGCGTGGCATCATTGTCTCGCATCAGACCGACAGACTGTGGGCGGAGAAGTTTGGCCGGACCTTCGCCAACGAGATCCGTCGCCGGTCATCCGGGCGGCTTGGTGATAAGTGGCACCTAGATGAGGCCGTTATCTCGATCCGGGGCAAGAAGCATTGGCTATGGCGCGCCGTGGATCAGGACGGTTTCGTCCTGGAGGTCCTGGTGCAAAGCCGCCGCGACACCAAGGCGGCCAAGCGCCTGATGCGCAAGCTTTTGAAAGGCCAGGGACGATCGCCGCGCGTGATGATCACCGACAAGCTTCGCTCCTATGCAGCCGCAAAGCAGAAAATCATGCACGGCGTCGAGCACCGCTCGCATAAGGGCCTGAACAATCGGGCGGAGAATTCCCACCAGCCAGTCCGACGGCGAGAGCGGATCATGAAGCGCTTCAAGTCAAAGCGACATCTCCAACGCTTCGTTTCCATTCACGATCCGATCGCCAACCTCTTCCACATCCCTCGCCACGACATTTCCACCAGCCACCATCGCGAACTGCGCGCCTCAGCCATGAGCATATGGGCGGAAATCGCTCGGATTTAG
- a CDS encoding EamA family transporter: MSVIVQAPLRQSYPPLLGMITMSLAMLLLPAGDAITKSLTSALPPSQIAAVRALVQAGFLAGAFMLMRHRLSGRPFSIWSFLSGQCVSVISLSLITAFKTMPIATAIAIFFVEPLLLTLLAGFLLGEKPGPHRYAAIGIGMLGVLLILRPNFATFGLTVFLPVAAAVAYALNMIITRRATRTASALTFQLGSAAYACITLVLLMLMTSDLHKMLSRLNPQIALSLAGAGVLAAAIDLHSKLRLGQFIPKRYTSIETQARKVSIEV, translated from the coding sequence ATGTCTGTTATCGTTCAGGCGCCGCTGCGCCAGTCCTACCCCCCTCTGCTCGGCATGATCACCATGTCACTTGCAATGCTTCTTCTACCGGCAGGGGATGCCATCACAAAATCCCTGACGAGCGCTCTGCCACCGTCACAGATTGCGGCGGTCCGAGCCCTTGTGCAGGCTGGCTTTCTAGCTGGGGCTTTTATGCTGATGCGTCATCGCCTCTCAGGGCGTCCTTTCTCGATATGGTCGTTTCTCTCAGGCCAATGTGTTTCGGTTATCAGCCTGAGCCTGATTACAGCCTTCAAAACCATGCCCATTGCGACGGCTATCGCAATTTTTTTCGTTGAGCCGTTGCTCTTAACACTTCTCGCAGGATTTCTGCTCGGAGAAAAACCCGGACCGCATCGCTATGCTGCGATCGGAATCGGGATGTTAGGTGTTCTTCTGATCCTGCGACCAAATTTTGCAACCTTTGGTCTAACAGTTTTTCTGCCAGTCGCTGCCGCAGTCGCTTATGCGCTGAACATGATCATCACACGTAGGGCGACGCGAACTGCCTCCGCACTGACGTTCCAACTCGGGTCCGCTGCTTATGCTTGCATCACGCTGGTGTTGCTCATGCTGATGACCTCGGATCTACATAAGATGCTCAGCCGCCTAAACCCGCAGATTGCGTTGAGTCTCGCCGGGGCTGGCGTTCTGGCAGCGGCTATCGATTTGCACTCCAAACTGAGACTCGGTCAGTTTATACCAAAACGTTACACTTCAATTGAGACTCAAGCCCGAAAAGTCTCAATTGAAGTGTAA